One Porphyromonas pogonae genomic region harbors:
- the efp gene encoding elongation factor P has product MASTADFRNGMCLDIDGQYYFIVEFLHVKPGKGPAFVRSKLKNVTTGRVIDKTWNSGVKVDEVRIERRPYQFLYKDDMGLNFMHPETFDQISIPEAAIDGVQFLKEGDMVEAMVHAESESILTCELPAHVILRVTYTEPGLKGDTATNTLKPATVETGAEVRVPLFITEGELIEIDTRDGSYIGRVKE; this is encoded by the coding sequence ATGGCTAGTACAGCAGATTTTCGCAATGGTATGTGTCTTGATATCGACGGACAATACTATTTCATTGTTGAATTCCTCCATGTTAAACCCGGTAAAGGTCCCGCTTTTGTTCGCTCTAAATTGAAGAATGTTACTACAGGCAGGGTGATTGACAAAACTTGGAATAGTGGTGTAAAGGTGGATGAAGTACGCATAGAACGTCGTCCATATCAATTCCTCTACAAGGATGATATGGGACTCAATTTCATGCATCCTGAAACCTTTGATCAAATTTCTATTCCTGAAGCTGCTATCGATGGTGTACAGTTCCTGAAGGAAGGTGATATGGTAGAAGCTATGGTACATGCCGAGTCTGAAAGCATTCTCACTTGCGAACTTCCTGCTCATGTTATATTGAGAGTAACTTATACAGAGCCCGGACTTAAGGGCGATACTGCTACTAACACCCTCAAACCTGCTACTGTAGAAACAGGAGCTGAGGTACGTGTGCCTTTGTTTATTACTGAAGGTGAGCTCATCGAAATAGATACTCGCGATGGGTCTTATATAGGCCGTGTAAAAGAATAA
- a CDS encoding 3'-5' exonuclease, with amino-acid sequence MKDFVAIDFETANFKRSSICSAGLVIVRDGIIQDKIYSLIHPIPNYYSPGNTAIHGLSKIDTDPAPYFYEFWDYVKEQVEGLPFVAHNSPFDESCLRAIHQYFNLEYPESYKFYCTCKTSRRIFGKELPNHQLHTVSYRCGFDLSHHHHAMADAEACCAITLFLDQNGIDLL; translated from the coding sequence ATGAAAGACTTTGTCGCTATAGATTTTGAAACAGCCAATTTCAAACGATCAAGTATTTGTAGTGCGGGTTTGGTTATTGTAAGAGATGGTATTATCCAAGACAAAATATATAGCCTCATACATCCTATACCCAATTATTACTCGCCGGGCAATACAGCCATACATGGGCTCTCCAAGATAGATACTGATCCGGCACCGTATTTTTATGAATTTTGGGATTATGTCAAGGAGCAAGTGGAGGGTTTGCCTTTTGTAGCACATAATAGTCCTTTCGATGAAAGTTGCCTCAGAGCTATACATCAATATTTTAACCTTGAATATCCGGAAAGTTATAAGTTCTATTGTACCTGCAAAACTTCTCGAAGAATTTTTGGGAAAGAATTACCGAATCACCAACTCCATACTGTTTCTTATAGATGTGGCTTTGACTTAAGCCACCACCACCATGCTATGGCAGATGCAGAGGCTTGCTGTGCCATTACCTTATTTTTGGATCAAAATGGGATAGATCTCCTTTAA
- the pflB gene encoding formate C-acetyltransferase: MEEAMNFKSGVWEKEINVRDFVMKNVTPYDGDASFLKPATEKTKAVWAKCLVALKEERDNNGVRSIDTKTISSITSFKPGYIDKDNEVVVGLQTDEVLRRAMKPLGGYKVVEKAVKENGLEVDERVTDIFTHYRKTHNDGVFDAYTDEIRSFRSLGFLTGLPDNYARGRVIGDYRRLALYGIDRLIEAKKEDLKNLVGPMTEDRIRLREEVSEQIKALKEIAVMGEMYGFDLHRPALNAQEAVQWVYFAYLAAVKDQDGAAMSMGNVSSFLDIYIQYDMDHKGLTEELAQELIDQFVMKLRMVRHLRMNSYNEIFAGDPTWVTESIGGSLADGRHKVTKTSFRFLQTLYNLGASPEPNLTVLWGQSLPQGFKDFCAQVSIDTSSIQYENDDLMRETRCSDDYGIACCVSFQEIGKQIQFFGARTNLAKALLLAMNAGRCEFTGTTMIEGIPALKSDVLDFDEIWANYLLVLKQVARVYNESMNIIHFMHDKYYYERAQMAFIDTNPRINLAYGVAGLSIATDSLSAIKHAKVTARRNEQGLTVGFDTEGEFPCYGNDDDQVDVIAKNITHTFSQMLKELAIYKNAQPTLSVLTITSNVMYGKKTGATPDGREKGVAFAPGANPMHGRDNHGAIASLTSVAKLDYTDAEDGISNTFSIIPHSLGSDKGEQVENLTGMMDGYFSKGAHHLNVNVLNREMLEDAMEHPENYPQLTIRVSGYAVNFTKLSREHQLEVISRSFHKRMR; this comes from the coding sequence ATGGAAGAAGCAATGAACTTCAAAAGCGGAGTTTGGGAAAAAGAAATAAACGTCCGCGATTTCGTGATGAAAAATGTGACTCCTTATGATGGAGATGCCTCTTTTCTAAAGCCTGCTACGGAAAAAACCAAAGCTGTATGGGCAAAATGTTTAGTAGCCCTAAAAGAAGAGCGTGACAACAATGGTGTTCGTTCAATAGACACTAAGACAATTTCCTCTATTACTTCATTCAAACCCGGATACATAGATAAAGACAACGAAGTTGTTGTAGGTCTTCAGACCGACGAAGTACTGCGCAGAGCGATGAAACCTCTGGGTGGATACAAAGTCGTGGAAAAAGCCGTAAAAGAGAATGGTCTTGAGGTGGATGAGAGAGTGACCGATATCTTTACACACTATAGAAAAACTCATAATGACGGAGTTTTTGATGCTTATACCGATGAGATTCGTTCGTTCCGTTCATTAGGCTTTCTTACCGGTTTGCCTGACAATTATGCTCGAGGCAGAGTGATCGGAGACTATCGCAGACTTGCTCTATATGGTATCGATAGGCTTATTGAGGCAAAAAAAGAAGATCTTAAGAACCTTGTGGGCCCGATGACCGAAGATCGTATTCGCTTACGTGAAGAAGTGAGCGAGCAGATCAAAGCCCTCAAAGAAATAGCTGTAATGGGTGAGATGTATGGTTTTGATTTACATCGCCCTGCATTGAATGCTCAGGAAGCTGTTCAGTGGGTTTATTTTGCTTACCTTGCCGCTGTAAAAGATCAGGATGGTGCAGCCATGTCTATGGGTAATGTTTCATCTTTCCTAGATATCTATATCCAATACGATATGGATCATAAAGGCCTTACAGAAGAGTTGGCTCAGGAATTGATCGACCAATTTGTAATGAAACTTCGTATGGTTCGTCACTTGAGAATGAATTCATACAACGAAATATTTGCCGGAGACCCTACTTGGGTAACAGAGTCTATAGGAGGAAGCTTAGCTGATGGCCGTCACAAAGTGACTAAGACCTCATTCCGCTTTTTGCAGACTCTTTATAACCTTGGAGCAAGTCCGGAACCTAACCTAACTGTACTGTGGGGACAATCTCTGCCACAAGGATTCAAAGATTTTTGTGCTCAGGTCTCCATTGATACTTCATCTATTCAGTATGAGAATGATGATTTGATGAGAGAAACCAGATGCAGTGATGATTATGGTATTGCCTGCTGTGTGTCTTTCCAAGAAATAGGAAAACAGATACAATTCTTCGGAGCACGTACCAATTTGGCAAAAGCTTTACTTTTAGCCATGAATGCCGGACGTTGCGAGTTTACCGGAACAACTATGATTGAAGGTATTCCTGCTCTGAAGAGTGATGTATTGGATTTTGATGAAATATGGGCCAACTACTTGCTCGTACTCAAACAAGTTGCTCGTGTATACAATGAGTCTATGAACATCATTCATTTCATGCATGACAAATACTATTATGAACGCGCCCAAATGGCATTTATTGACACCAATCCCAGAATCAACCTTGCATACGGAGTGGCAGGACTTTCTATCGCTACAGACTCGCTTTCGGCTATCAAGCATGCCAAAGTAACTGCTCGCAGAAATGAGCAAGGACTTACTGTCGGATTTGATACGGAAGGTGAATTCCCATGCTATGGTAATGATGATGACCAAGTGGATGTAATAGCCAAAAACATTACCCATACCTTCAGCCAAATGCTCAAGGAACTTGCTATTTATAAAAATGCACAGCCTACTTTGTCAGTCCTTACCATTACAAGTAATGTAATGTATGGAAAGAAAACAGGAGCTACTCCTGATGGACGTGAAAAAGGGGTAGCTTTTGCTCCGGGTGCTAATCCTATGCACGGACGTGACAATCACGGTGCAATTGCTTCACTTACATCTGTTGCTAAACTTGACTACACAGATGCAGAAGATGGTATCAGCAATACTTTCTCAATCATACCTCATTCATTGGGCTCCGATAAAGGTGAACAAGTAGAGAATCTTACGGGTATGATGGATGGTTACTTTAGCAAAGGTGCTCACCACTTGAATGTAAATGTGCTCAATAGAGAAATGTTGGAAGACGCTATGGAGCATCCTGAGAATTATCCTCAGCTTACCATACGTGTATCCGGCTATGCTGTAAACTTCACGAAACTCAGTCGTGAACACCAGCTTGAGGTGATATCTCGTTCTTTCCACAAACGTATGCGATAA
- the pflA gene encoding pyruvate formate-lyase-activating protein, producing MNLPVRVHSFESMGTFDGPGLRLVIFLQGCNFKCLYCANPDTINCNQGGQFVSPEEIVRRAVSEKPFFGRRGGVTFSGGEPTLQAKALIPLCRMLKENGIHICIDTNGSIMNDDVKELFGIVDMVLLDCKEINSERHLAITGRDNKQTLATAHYLSVINKPIRLRYVLVPGYTDDVNDLEALGRHFGSYSNIERVEVLPYHTYGKHKYESLGEKYQLDGVVEPTQAQVQSVKAIFSKYFANVWSQ from the coding sequence ATGAATCTTCCTGTAAGAGTTCATTCTTTCGAATCAATGGGAACTTTTGACGGGCCGGGTCTCCGGCTCGTCATCTTCTTGCAAGGATGTAACTTCAAGTGTCTTTATTGTGCAAACCCTGATACGATAAATTGTAATCAGGGGGGACAGTTTGTATCTCCTGAAGAGATTGTAAGGAGAGCCGTGAGTGAAAAACCTTTTTTTGGACGCAGAGGCGGCGTTACTTTTAGTGGAGGAGAGCCTACACTTCAGGCAAAAGCTTTGATCCCTTTATGTCGCATGCTCAAAGAAAATGGCATACATATCTGTATAGATACCAATGGCAGCATTATGAATGATGATGTGAAAGAGCTGTTTGGTATTGTGGATATGGTGTTGCTCGACTGCAAAGAAATCAATTCTGAAAGACATCTCGCAATCACAGGACGTGACAATAAGCAGACTCTGGCTACAGCTCATTATTTGTCTGTAATAAATAAGCCTATACGCTTGAGGTATGTATTAGTTCCGGGGTATACAGATGATGTAAATGATTTGGAAGCTTTAGGGAGGCATTTCGGATCATATTCCAATATTGAAAGGGTAGAGGTATTGCCGTACCATACGTATGGTAAGCACAAATACGAATCACTTGGAGAGAAATATCAACTTGATGGAGTTGTGGAGCCTACTCAAGCTCAGGTTCAATCGGTAAAAGCCATCTTTTCAAAGTATTTTGCTAATGTATGGTCACAATGA
- a CDS encoding IS982 family transposase: protein MKTNIVEIFCLTDDFSKLFDTLIQQRTLCEGNKKRRNRKFRMSDAEIMTILILFHHSRYRDFKSFYLQYITQQCHSDFPSLVSYNRFVELQSKVAFKLISFLNMCCLGECTGISFIDSTPLRTCHIKRAHGHKTMKGWAQKGKCSMGWFYGFKLHIVINDRGEIIQYQITPGNTDDRAPLKGGTFTKKLFGKLVGDRGYISQSLFDKLFIDDIHMITKIKKNMKNTLMSLYDRILLRKRALVETVNDLLKNVCQIEHTRHRSVNNFAINLIAGIIAYNLLPKKPELNLEIIHNPSTLLVHHA, encoded by the coding sequence ATGAAAACAAATATAGTTGAAATTTTCTGTCTTACCGATGATTTTTCCAAACTTTTCGATACCTTGATTCAGCAAAGAACCCTTTGCGAAGGAAACAAAAAGCGAAGAAATCGCAAGTTTAGGATGTCCGATGCTGAAATCATGACTATTCTGATTCTTTTCCATCATTCGAGGTATCGCGATTTTAAGTCCTTTTATCTTCAATATATTACGCAACAATGTCATTCGGATTTTCCTTCGTTGGTCTCTTACAATCGTTTTGTGGAATTACAAAGCAAGGTGGCATTCAAACTAATTTCATTTCTCAATATGTGTTGTTTGGGCGAATGCACCGGTATCTCATTCATTGATTCCACACCTTTACGCACCTGCCATATCAAGCGGGCACACGGGCATAAGACCATGAAAGGATGGGCCCAAAAGGGCAAATGCAGTATGGGATGGTTCTATGGTTTCAAACTGCATATTGTGATTAACGACCGGGGTGAAATCATTCAATATCAAATCACACCGGGGAATACGGATGACCGTGCTCCACTTAAAGGCGGAACCTTCACGAAGAAACTTTTCGGCAAACTTGTTGGCGACAGAGGATACATCTCACAAAGTCTTTTCGATAAGCTCTTCATTGACGACATACACATGATTACGAAGATAAAGAAAAACATGAAAAACACACTGATGAGCCTGTATGATAGGATATTACTCAGAAAAAGAGCACTTGTGGAAACCGTTAATGACCTACTCAAAAACGTTTGTCAAATAGAGCATACACGACATAGAAGCGTCAATAATTTCGCCATTAATTTGATTGCCGGCATAATTGCCTACAATCTGCTACCCAAAAAGCCGGAATTAAACCTAGAAATCATACACAATCCATCAACCCTCTTAGTACACCACGCTTAG
- a CDS encoding DUF4252 domain-containing protein, translating to MKKISFKSALLVILLILISYASKAQGVNFQKLMNIKEINTVYITEAMLKNASGMIGQEAGSDNKMMGDMVKSTEQMYVFTAQGDKNKQVLKQEFEPIMSGKDKKAEVLMISKNGNNENRIIGYKNNKGGYNTIYIINEADSTMNIVSMLGNFSKESIKNFSK from the coding sequence ATGAAAAAAATTAGCTTCAAATCCGCATTATTAGTGATATTATTGATCTTAATATCATATGCGAGCAAGGCACAGGGTGTTAATTTTCAGAAATTAATGAATATTAAGGAAATAAACACTGTGTATATCACGGAAGCCATGCTCAAAAATGCATCAGGAATGATAGGACAGGAGGCCGGCTCTGATAATAAAATGATGGGAGATATGGTGAAAAGTACAGAACAAATGTACGTCTTCACTGCTCAAGGAGATAAAAATAAACAAGTTCTCAAGCAAGAATTCGAACCCATAATGAGTGGCAAGGATAAGAAAGCAGAGGTATTAATGATCTCTAAGAATGGTAACAATGAGAATAGGATTATTGGCTATAAGAACAATAAAGGAGGCTATAATACTATTTACATCATTAACGAGGCCGATAGTACTATGAATATCGTGAGCATGCTTGGAAACTTCTCGAAAGAGTCCATCAAAAACTTCTCAAAATAA
- a CDS encoding RNA polymerase sigma factor, producing the protein MIILNDDEEAKDATQDIFLKIWENRSELDEVVYPKAFMIRIAKNYCLDKLRKQKNDTSVRIDDFDIDIPAQAKDAAEHLIAKENLHMVSQWIHDLKEPHRSIIKLTHIEQISNKEVAERLSISEGNVRVILSRLRKEIKTIIGKNY; encoded by the coding sequence ATGATAATATTGAATGATGATGAGGAAGCAAAAGATGCTACTCAAGACATCTTCTTGAAAATCTGGGAGAATAGATCGGAGCTTGATGAGGTGGTTTATCCTAAGGCTTTTATGATAAGAATAGCAAAGAATTATTGCTTAGATAAGTTGCGGAAACAAAAAAATGATACATCAGTAAGAATTGATGATTTCGATATTGATATTCCTGCTCAAGCTAAGGATGCTGCTGAACACCTAATAGCAAAAGAAAATCTGCATATGGTAAGTCAATGGATCCATGATCTCAAAGAGCCTCATAGATCTATAATAAAACTGACTCACATAGAACAGATATCCAATAAAGAGGTTGCCGAAAGGCTCTCTATCTCAGAAGGAAATGTGAGAGTAATACTCTCGAGACTAAGAAAAGAAATAAAAACAATAATAGGAAAAAACTATTGA
- a CDS encoding TonB-dependent receptor has translation MKQQITRLMCMLCIFAGIVSHDLSAQQKGKTTGSVTGTVVDARTREALPYVQVLIKGTTLGTTTDSNGNFSIKGIPVGTVKLIARNMGYGDVMENVTIHEGSKRHIDLYMKEEAISLDGVVVTSNRNETLRRKASTLVTVIPSDIFIKTNASNLSQGLKFQPGLRVENNCQNCGFNQVRINGLEGAYSQILIDSRPMFSALAGVYGLEQIPANMIDRVEVLRGGGSALFGSNAVGGVINIITKEPVRNSGEISSTLTSFNREKDGFRKIQTVTNFNASMITEDQKGGVTVFGQHSYRPGFDYNEDSFTELPVLRNRGLGFRSFYKTGLYSKLTAEFHSMQEYRRGGDRLDLPPFEARIAEYLQHYINGGSLKFDQGFNEGKNRLSLYFSAQNVRRNSYYGGGDFVDELLKSITDEKTREEVRNSLTSYGTTKGLDIQGGASYNHNIADRWEITAGAELTSGSLKDQSGFRSKAIDQENLTFSQFDQIEYKTDKLSLLVGGRFDYVTLKQNGKKDINSLFIFSPRANVRYNPIEDLSVRLSYSEGFRAPQYFDEEMHVELAGGTPVARVLDKDLKEERSRSLSGSIDWYGKSDKWQYNLMLEGFATFINDQFTTSPVEKEENGISIRTVINQKEGTSKVFGVNLEGRLAYGRLFDIQLGATMQRSRYGVEKDLVDEDKETGQKAITTKDFERTPNFYSYFVTTLRPTHNLSFNLSGTFTGSMKALHEAYEGDIEKSKIDKDGFFDYEMDGQRFKGVAPGFAYLKKTKSFFEMDFKTTYEFHLSSTMNLELNAGVQNIFNAYQNDMDKGPGRASAYIYGPMQPRRIFVGTKVSF, from the coding sequence ATGAAACAACAAATTACTCGCTTGATGTGCATGTTATGCATTTTTGCCGGAATTGTTAGTCATGATCTTTCTGCCCAACAGAAAGGCAAAACCACCGGATCGGTAACAGGTACAGTGGTTGATGCGCGTACCCGAGAGGCATTGCCGTATGTACAAGTTCTGATTAAAGGAACTACTTTGGGAACAACAACTGACTCAAACGGTAACTTCTCAATCAAAGGCATACCGGTAGGCACAGTAAAGCTCATTGCTCGCAACATGGGTTATGGTGACGTCATGGAGAACGTAACAATTCATGAAGGGTCAAAAAGACATATTGACCTTTATATGAAGGAGGAAGCAATATCTCTGGATGGGGTTGTAGTAACTTCCAATAGAAATGAAACTTTGAGACGTAAGGCTTCCACATTGGTTACTGTGATTCCATCAGATATATTTATCAAAACCAACGCCAGCAATCTCAGTCAAGGTCTTAAATTCCAACCGGGTCTACGTGTTGAAAACAATTGTCAGAATTGTGGTTTCAACCAAGTACGCATCAACGGCCTTGAGGGCGCATACTCACAAATCCTTATAGATAGTCGCCCTATGTTTAGTGCCCTAGCCGGTGTTTATGGCTTAGAGCAGATCCCTGCAAATATGATTGACCGAGTAGAGGTACTTCGTGGTGGAGGTTCCGCTCTTTTCGGCTCTAACGCTGTAGGTGGAGTAATCAATATTATCACCAAAGAGCCTGTGAGAAACAGTGGTGAGATCAGTTCTACGCTTACATCATTCAACAGAGAGAAGGATGGATTTAGGAAAATACAGACTGTAACCAATTTCAACGCATCAATGATCACAGAAGATCAAAAAGGCGGTGTCACTGTTTTTGGGCAGCATAGCTATCGTCCGGGATTCGATTATAATGAGGATTCTTTCACAGAACTACCGGTACTTCGCAATAGAGGGTTGGGCTTCCGCTCATTCTACAAAACCGGACTTTACAGCAAACTTACAGCTGAGTTCCACTCTATGCAAGAGTATCGCCGTGGTGGGGATCGATTGGATCTTCCCCCTTTCGAAGCTCGAATAGCTGAATATCTACAACACTATATCAATGGTGGTAGTCTTAAATTCGATCAGGGCTTTAATGAAGGTAAAAATAGACTGAGCCTTTATTTCTCTGCTCAAAATGTAAGACGTAATAGCTACTATGGCGGAGGTGACTTTGTAGATGAGTTGCTAAAAAGCATTACAGATGAAAAGACACGTGAAGAAGTACGTAACTCTTTGACATCATATGGTACCACAAAAGGATTGGATATACAAGGAGGTGCATCATACAATCATAACATCGCTGATCGCTGGGAAATTACTGCGGGAGCCGAACTCACTAGTGGTAGTCTTAAGGATCAAAGCGGTTTCAGATCCAAAGCCATAGATCAAGAGAATCTTACTTTTAGCCAGTTTGATCAGATCGAATACAAAACTGATAAATTGAGCTTACTTGTAGGTGGCCGCTTTGACTATGTTACATTGAAACAAAATGGTAAGAAAGATATCAACTCACTATTTATTTTCAGTCCCAGAGCAAACGTTAGATACAACCCTATTGAAGACCTTTCTGTAAGACTTTCATATAGCGAAGGCTTTAGAGCTCCTCAATATTTTGATGAAGAGATGCACGTAGAACTTGCCGGAGGTACTCCTGTTGCGCGTGTTTTGGATAAGGATCTGAAAGAAGAACGTTCAAGAAGCTTAAGCGGATCTATTGACTGGTACGGCAAGTCGGATAAATGGCAGTATAACTTGATGCTTGAGGGGTTTGCTACATTTATCAATGATCAGTTTACCACCTCTCCTGTGGAAAAAGAAGAGAACGGAATATCTATCCGCACTGTGATCAACCAAAAAGAAGGTACCAGCAAAGTGTTTGGAGTTAATCTTGAAGGTAGACTTGCATACGGTAGACTTTTTGACATCCAATTAGGAGCTACCATGCAGAGAAGCCGCTATGGTGTAGAGAAAGACTTGGTAGATGAGGATAAAGAAACAGGTCAAAAGGCTATAACAACTAAAGACTTTGAAAGAACACCTAATTTCTACAGCTATTTTGTTACTACTCTTCGCCCTACTCACAATCTGAGCTTTAACTTGAGTGGTACATTCACCGGTTCTATGAAAGCCTTGCATGAAGCTTATGAGGGAGACATAGAAAAAAGCAAAATAGACAAAGACGGCTTTTTTGATTATGAAATGGATGGACAAAGATTCAAAGGTGTAGCACCGGGTTTTGCTTATCTCAAAAAAACAAAATCATTCTTTGAAATGGATTTCAAAACTACTTATGAGTTCCATTTGAGTTCCACCATGAATTTGGAACTCAATGCAGGTGTTCAAAACATCTTCAATGCTTATCAAAATGACATGGATAAAGGACCCGGAAGAGCTTCAGCATATATTTACGGGCCAATGCAGCCTCGTCGAATATTCGTTGGAACAAAGGTTTCCTTCTAA
- the holA gene encoding DNA polymerase III subunit delta, with product MITYEQVIRSLKKRNFSKLYLLVGEEPYYIDKLCEYFETLVISEAEKDFNQTILYGDSVSAKDIINEAMRFPMMSDYQLVVVHEAQQVKDVDTIAKYIESIPTTTILVLCIKKKPDKRKALYKIGEELGSVFESVKIPDYKIPDTISSMAAGKNLMIDPRSANMLADFLGNDLEKISSELDKLAISLGNNDKVITSELIERNIGISKDFNNFEFLKAVIEKDVSKAYLIASHFAKNEQANPIQSTLAVLFNYFTNLLIVLYPPRKDEQTIMSMLGFRNKFQVRDYITGMRFYSLGHVFNIIRQIRLSDAASKGIDSNASNADIMKELLAVIFR from the coding sequence ATGATTACTTACGAGCAAGTTATAAGAAGTCTCAAAAAGCGCAATTTCAGTAAGCTGTATTTACTTGTGGGGGAAGAGCCTTACTACATTGATAAGCTTTGTGAATATTTTGAAACATTGGTGATCTCTGAAGCTGAGAAAGATTTCAATCAAACAATCCTTTATGGAGATAGCGTATCGGCCAAAGATATCATCAATGAAGCCATGCGCTTCCCCATGATGTCAGATTACCAACTCGTTGTAGTACATGAAGCCCAACAAGTAAAAGATGTAGATACTATAGCTAAATATATTGAATCCATACCTACCACCACCATACTTGTACTATGCATCAAGAAAAAGCCGGACAAAAGAAAGGCTCTATATAAAATAGGAGAAGAATTGGGGAGTGTATTTGAGTCGGTAAAAATACCCGATTATAAAATTCCTGATACCATAAGTTCTATGGCTGCAGGAAAGAATCTTATGATAGACCCTCGAAGTGCCAATATGCTGGCAGATTTTCTGGGAAATGATCTGGAAAAGATATCCTCGGAACTGGACAAATTGGCTATTTCACTGGGCAATAATGATAAAGTGATTACCTCAGAACTTATAGAACGTAATATTGGTATAAGTAAGGATTTCAACAATTTTGAGTTTCTCAAAGCTGTGATAGAAAAAGATGTAAGTAAAGCTTATCTCATTGCGTCACATTTTGCTAAGAATGAACAAGCCAATCCGATACAGTCTACATTGGCAGTGTTGTTTAACTACTTTACCAACCTCCTGATTGTGCTATATCCCCCTCGCAAAGATGAACAAACAATCATGAGCATGCTTGGCTTCAGGAATAAGTTTCAAGTAAGAGATTATATTACCGGAATGAGGTTTTACAGTTTAGGACATGTGTTTAATATAATCAGACAAATCAGACTGTCAGATGCCGCATCTAAAGGAATAGACTCTAATGCATCCAATGCAGATATCATGAAAGAATTACTTGCCGTTATTTTCAGATAG
- a CDS encoding AMP nucleosidase, translated as MRTKEEIVKNWLPRYTHRTLEEFTPYILLTNFTDYVETFARHFDVPVMGQGTVMKTAIAKDITIINFGMGSPNAATIMDLLSAIKPKAVLFLGKCGGLKNTPSLGDYLLPIAAIRGEGTSNDYFAPEIPSLPAFSLLRAISSSIHEKGRDYWTGTVYTTNRRVWEHDDAFKDYLRKTHATGIDMETATLLMVGFANKIPTGALLMISDKPMDPDGVKTEKSDMAVTKQFAEEHLMLGVDALNKIKENKSTVKHIKFSW; from the coding sequence ATGAGAACAAAAGAAGAGATTGTCAAAAACTGGCTACCACGTTATACGCACAGAACGCTTGAAGAATTCACTCCGTATATATTACTTACCAATTTTACGGATTATGTGGAAACTTTCGCAAGGCATTTTGATGTACCGGTTATGGGACAAGGTACTGTAATGAAAACAGCTATTGCTAAAGATATAACCATTATCAACTTTGGGATGGGAAGTCCCAATGCTGCTACGATTATGGATTTACTATCAGCCATAAAGCCTAAAGCGGTCTTGTTCTTAGGGAAATGCGGTGGTCTCAAAAATACGCCTTCCTTGGGTGACTACCTTTTGCCTATTGCTGCAATACGTGGAGAGGGGACATCGAATGATTATTTTGCTCCTGAAATTCCTTCACTCCCAGCATTCAGCTTATTGCGTGCAATTTCTTCTTCCATTCATGAAAAAGGCCGGGATTATTGGACAGGTACTGTTTATACCACAAACAGAAGGGTATGGGAGCACGATGATGCTTTCAAAGACTATTTGCGTAAGACTCATGCTACCGGTATAGATATGGAAACGGCAACTTTACTAATGGTTGGTTTTGCCAACAAAATACCTACAGGAGCTCTATTGATGATATCAGACAAACCCATGGATCCTGACGGAGTCAAAACCGAAAAGAGCGATATGGCCGTAACCAAACAATTCGCTGAAGAGCACTTGATGCTGGGAGTGGATGCTCTGAACAAGATAAAAGAGAATAAATCCACCGTGAAGCATATTAAGTTTTCTTGGTGA
- a CDS encoding type I restriction enzyme HsdR N-terminal domain-containing protein, with the protein MIQLNLPSFPYKLKTEKEKIFIHDSIRKKFVRLTPEEWVRQHFVHYLLAHLGYPAGLTMNEATIQVATLKKRCDTVIYSKTLAPMVLVEYKSPQVALSQKTIDQIMRYNITLRVPYLYVSNGLDHVACHIDYSNNSYSFLEHIPSYNEIVESI; encoded by the coding sequence ATGATTCAGCTAAATCTCCCGTCTTTCCCCTATAAGTTAAAGACGGAAAAAGAAAAGATTTTCATACACGACTCCATACGTAAAAAGTTTGTTAGGCTTACTCCGGAAGAGTGGGTACGTCAGCATTTCGTTCATTATCTTTTGGCTCATCTGGGATATCCGGCAGGATTGACCATGAATGAGGCTACCATACAAGTTGCGACCTTGAAAAAAAGATGTGATACTGTAATATACTCCAAGACTTTGGCTCCTATGGTATTAGTGGAGTATAAGTCTCCACAGGTGGCACTCTCACAGAAAACTATTGACCAGATCATGCGTTACAATATTACTCTCCGTGTACCTTATTTATATGTAAGTAATGGTCTGGATCATGTTGCATGTCACATTGATTATAGCAATAATTCTTATTCTTTTTTGGAACATATTCCCTCTTACAATGAAATTGTCGAATCAATATAA